One window from the genome of Streptomyces sp. NBC_01476 encodes:
- a CDS encoding ABC transporter ATP-binding protein, translating into MTGEMTEQKAFRPLLEVDGVVKRFPVRRGLFGAGAWVHAVEGVDLTVGHGEVVSLVGESGSGKSTLGRCVTGMSAPTSGRIRFDGEDITGADAAGGRRAARAARQSFRRRVQPVFQDPRGSLDPRWSVERTIREPLNAYRVGTPAERTARVAELMALVGLGRHLAERRPRELSGGQQQRVAIAAALALGPDLIVADEPVSALDVSVQAQILNLLAELRSELGVALLFIAHDLSVVEHISDRVAVMYLGRIVETGTVAEIFGRPRHPYTQALIDSIPRPDPAQRMSAVRLSGEIPSPVDPPSGCRFHPRCPVAVDRCATQEPPTVTLGPGHRADCLVLAEEIAAETPAETAADPAAGTAGTAGTDSADSAGAHPAAHRAAPSKEMS; encoded by the coding sequence TTGACCGGTGAGATGACGGAGCAGAAGGCGTTCCGCCCGCTGCTGGAGGTGGACGGCGTCGTCAAGCGCTTCCCGGTGCGCCGCGGACTGTTCGGAGCCGGCGCCTGGGTGCACGCGGTCGAAGGCGTGGACCTCACCGTGGGACACGGCGAAGTCGTCTCCCTGGTGGGGGAGTCGGGCTCCGGCAAGAGCACCCTCGGCCGCTGCGTGACGGGGATGTCCGCGCCGACCTCGGGCCGGATCCGGTTCGACGGCGAGGACATCACCGGCGCGGACGCGGCCGGCGGGCGCCGGGCGGCCCGGGCGGCCCGGCAGTCCTTCCGGCGCCGGGTGCAGCCGGTCTTCCAGGACCCGCGCGGTTCCCTGGACCCGCGCTGGAGCGTCGAGCGCACCATCCGCGAGCCGCTGAACGCGTACCGGGTCGGCACCCCGGCCGAACGGACCGCGCGGGTCGCCGAGCTGATGGCCCTGGTGGGCCTCGGCCGGCATCTCGCGGAGCGCCGCCCGCGGGAGCTGTCCGGCGGGCAGCAGCAGCGGGTCGCCATCGCGGCGGCGCTCGCGCTGGGGCCCGATCTGATCGTCGCCGACGAACCGGTCTCCGCGCTGGACGTGTCGGTGCAGGCCCAGATCCTCAATCTCCTCGCCGAGCTGCGCTCCGAACTGGGCGTCGCGCTGCTCTTCATTGCGCACGACCTGTCGGTGGTCGAGCACATCTCGGACCGGGTCGCCGTGATGTACCTCGGGCGGATCGTCGAGACCGGCACGGTCGCGGAGATCTTCGGCCGGCCGCGGCACCCCTACACCCAGGCGCTGATCGACTCGATCCCGCGCCCCGACCCGGCCCAGCGGATGTCCGCGGTCCGCCTCTCGGGGGAGATCCCGAGCCCGGTCGACCCGCCGTCCGGCTGCCGCTTCCACCCCCGCTGCCCGGTCGCCGTCGACCGGTGCGCCACGCAGGAACCGCCCACCGTCACCCTCGGCCCCGGCCACCGGGCCGACTGCCTCGTCCTCGCCGAGGAGATCGCCGCCGAGACCCCGGCCGAGACCGCCGCCGATCCCGCCGCCGGAACCGCCGGAACCGCCGGCACCGACAGCGCCGACAGCGCCGGCGCGCACCCCGCCGCCCACCGTGCCGCCCCCAGCAAGGAGATGTCATGA
- a CDS encoding ABC transporter substrate-binding protein → MTPEKNDNDRAASLANGFLSGRISRRDLFRRSAALGGGAVAATTLGSLLAACGPNDSAGAKSSAAPTGKPVTGGTLTAALTGNPSSMDPAAAGIYTSLQVIDNIFSKLIVFDDKGGFVGDLATSWKQDDPVTYTFDLVDNATFHNGEKFTADDVKYTFERIADPKTASSYASAYTSIKSIEVVSPTRVVFHLSEPFAPLLTNIAQNGEIVNRKAVESADPTRKPVGTGPFSFVEWVQSDHITLKRNPTYFRAGQPYLDTIVFKFLAVDKSRVEALQSGQLDWADAVPLDELRALKANRSYRYVTSARAGIPDFVAMNTAKAPFDNKALRQAVAAAIDRKQILDVAYFGAGEAGTMEVPSGSSWYGGTPPYASGPDLDTARKKMAEAGLSKGLSITYLTLPQYPELQKTAVLVRDQLGKIGIDVKLQQTEVTVWFDHYAKGDYQMTSAYWSGTVDPDNFYSTQLATGSPNNSTKYSNPAVDKLIKQARAASSESERKPLYEQIRQIIWDDAPLVFVHYETINYLMRSGVFGSTINPSLELGFGHVWKQR, encoded by the coding sequence ATGACCCCTGAGAAGAACGACAACGACCGTGCCGCATCACTCGCCAACGGCTTTCTGTCCGGCCGGATCAGCAGACGCGACCTGTTCCGGCGGTCCGCGGCGCTCGGCGGCGGCGCGGTCGCCGCGACGACGCTCGGCTCGCTGCTCGCCGCCTGCGGTCCCAACGACTCGGCGGGCGCGAAGAGTTCGGCCGCCCCGACCGGCAAGCCCGTCACCGGCGGCACGCTGACCGCGGCGCTGACCGGCAACCCGTCGAGCATGGACCCGGCCGCGGCCGGGATCTACACCAGCCTCCAGGTGATCGACAACATCTTCAGCAAGCTGATCGTCTTCGACGACAAGGGCGGCTTCGTGGGGGACCTGGCCACCTCCTGGAAGCAGGACGACCCGGTCACGTACACCTTCGACCTGGTGGACAACGCCACCTTCCACAACGGCGAGAAGTTCACCGCGGACGACGTCAAGTACACCTTCGAGCGCATCGCGGACCCGAAGACCGCGTCCTCGTACGCGTCGGCCTACACCTCGATCAAGAGCATCGAGGTCGTCTCGCCGACCCGGGTGGTCTTCCACCTCAGCGAGCCGTTCGCGCCGCTGCTCACCAACATCGCCCAGAACGGCGAGATCGTGAACCGCAAGGCCGTGGAGTCGGCCGACCCCACCCGCAAGCCGGTCGGCACCGGCCCGTTCAGCTTCGTCGAGTGGGTGCAGAGCGACCACATCACGCTCAAGCGCAACCCCACGTACTTCCGGGCCGGCCAGCCCTACCTCGACACGATCGTCTTCAAGTTCCTCGCCGTCGACAAGAGCCGGGTCGAGGCGCTCCAGTCGGGTCAGCTGGACTGGGCGGACGCGGTGCCGCTGGACGAACTGCGGGCGCTGAAGGCCAACCGCAGCTACCGGTACGTCACGTCGGCCCGGGCCGGCATCCCGGACTTCGTCGCGATGAACACCGCGAAGGCGCCGTTCGACAACAAGGCGCTGCGGCAGGCGGTGGCCGCTGCGATCGACCGCAAGCAGATCCTGGACGTCGCCTACTTCGGGGCGGGCGAGGCCGGCACGATGGAGGTGCCCTCCGGGTCCTCGTGGTACGGCGGCACGCCGCCCTACGCCTCCGGCCCCGACCTGGACACCGCCCGCAAGAAGATGGCCGAGGCGGGGCTCTCCAAGGGCCTGAGCATCACCTATCTGACGCTCCCTCAGTACCCGGAACTGCAGAAGACCGCGGTGCTGGTACGCGACCAGCTCGGCAAGATCGGCATCGACGTCAAGCTCCAGCAGACCGAGGTCACGGTGTGGTTCGACCACTACGCCAAGGGCGACTACCAGATGACCTCCGCGTACTGGTCGGGGACGGTCGACCCGGACAACTTCTACTCCACCCAGCTCGCCACCGGATCGCCCAACAACAGCACCAAGTACTCCAATCCGGCCGTCGACAAGCTGATCAAGCAGGCCAGGGCGGCGTCGAGCGAGAGCGAACGCAAGCCGCTGTACGAGCAGATCCGGCAGATCATCTGGGACGACGCGCCCCTGGTCTTCGTGCACTACGAGACGATCAACTACCTCATGCGCTCCGGCGTCTTCGGGTCCACCATCAACCCGTCGCTGGAACTGGGCTTCGGCCACGTCTGGAAGCAGAGGTGA
- a CDS encoding polysaccharide deacetylase family protein yields the protein MTDQSVPSTADLSAVPPGPAAARSGADGRRVAVSLTFDFDAESAWLGSFKTDTPSALSRGAYGANEGVGRILTLLEKYQLPATFFIPGDTADRHPQETKAIAAAGHEIGHHGYLHEPPPGLTESQEREMIERGIDALERQVGQRPRGYRSPAWELSHNTYPLLAEYGIEYDASQLGADRPYWVHDKGVRTGIVEVPGAWELCDSSLFMFAFSPHYLAGMSSPHKVQEMWCGDFDGMYAENSDACFVLTMHPQIIGRHYRMQMLERVIRHISRFEGVWFAQMGEIADDFRARQAAGPAS from the coding sequence ATGACCGACCAGTCCGTTCCCAGCACGGCCGACCTCAGTGCGGTCCCGCCCGGGCCCGCCGCCGCACGGTCCGGAGCCGACGGCCGCCGTGTCGCGGTCTCCCTCACCTTCGACTTCGACGCCGAGTCGGCGTGGCTCGGCTCCTTCAAGACCGACACCCCCTCCGCCCTCTCCCGCGGCGCCTACGGCGCCAACGAGGGGGTGGGCCGGATCCTCACCCTGCTGGAGAAGTACCAGCTGCCCGCGACCTTCTTCATCCCCGGCGACACCGCGGACCGCCACCCGCAGGAGACCAAGGCGATAGCCGCCGCGGGCCACGAGATCGGCCACCACGGCTACCTCCACGAGCCGCCGCCCGGACTCACCGAGAGCCAGGAGCGGGAGATGATCGAGCGCGGCATCGACGCGCTGGAACGCCAAGTGGGACAGCGTCCGCGCGGCTACCGCTCCCCGGCCTGGGAGCTGTCCCACAACACCTATCCGCTGCTGGCCGAGTACGGCATCGAGTACGACGCCAGCCAGCTCGGCGCCGACCGCCCGTACTGGGTGCACGACAAGGGCGTGCGGACCGGCATCGTCGAAGTGCCGGGCGCCTGGGAGCTCTGCGACTCCTCCCTGTTCATGTTCGCCTTCTCCCCGCACTACCTGGCCGGCATGTCGTCACCGCACAAGGTCCAGGAGATGTGGTGCGGCGACTTCGACGGCATGTACGCGGAGAACAGCGACGCCTGCTTCGTGCTCACCATGCATCCGCAGATCATCGGCCGCCACTACCGCATGCAGATGCTGGAACGGGTCATCCGGCACATCTCCCGGTTCGAGGGCGTGTGGTTCGCCCAGATGGGAGAGATCGCCGACGACTTCCGGGCCCGGCAGGCGGCCGGCCCCGCGAGCTGA